TTCGCAGTTGGTTGCAAACCAAATTAATGGAATATTCGAAGCACATGATGAATCGATGCAAAAATACTTGAGGCTAGTGCAAGAGTTAGCAGTTGACTTCGATTTGTTCCAGATAACTCAGATTTCAAGGACACTGAACAAAAAGGCGGATGCGTTAAGCAAGTTAGCCACGTTAACATTCAgcattttaagaaagaaatttgggtTGAGGAAGTTAAGATAAAATCTATTGAAGAGAATAGTGTTCCAGCTGCGGTTGAAGAAGAAGAGCGAAGTTGGATGACACCAATAATAGAATTTCTAACTAAAGGTACGTTGCCGATAGGTTCAAGTGAAGCAAGAAAGATTAAGATGAAAGCACCAATGTATCTGTTAGACAAGGGAGTCCTATACAGAAAGTATTTTCTGGGGCCTCATTTGCGGTGTCTCAATCCAACTCAAGCGGAGTCGATCATACGGGAAGTACATGAGGGAATCTGCGCTTTGCATTCAGGACACAAAACAGTCGCTTCCAAAATAATTCGGCTTGGATATTACTGGCCGTCAATGTATAGAGATGCTGCAGAGGTAATTCGCAAGTGTCAATCGTGTCAGCTTCATGCACCAGTAAGCATGGCTCCGCGACATCCTATGATACCGGTTGCGTCCCCATGGccgttctgcaaatgggcaatcgacatagtaggGCCATTTCCCTCAGGACCAGGGGGTGTAAAATTTCTGGTAGTGGCCATTGATCATTTCACGAAATGGGTAGAGGCCAAACAACTAAAGACAATTTCGGGCAAGCAAATTCAAAATTTCGTATGGGAAAACATCGTCTGTCggtttggaataccaaatgaaatagtGAGCGACAATGGTACACAATTTGATGGAAACCCTTTTAGTGACTGGTGCTAAGAATTGAATATAAAGCAAACGTTTACGTCAGTCGCACACCCTCATGAGAATGGTCAGTGTGAGGTTACGAATCGGGATATCGTTTTGGGAATCAAAGCAAGATTTGGATTGTGCTGAAGGGGTTAGATAGACGAACTGTCTAACGTTTTGTGGGCGCACCGCACAACTCCAAAAGGCGCAACTAACGAAACACCTTTCAGTTTGGTGTACGGGTCCGAGGCTGTAATACCCGCCAAAATAAATGTGCCAACAATGCACATTGCTTCCTTCGATGAAATTAGCAACGGCGAAGAACTGTGTGAAAATCTAAAATTAGTTGAAGAGCGCAGAGAAATGGCGGCaataaaagaagcaatcaacaagcAAAAAATCGCAAGCTACTATAACAAGCGCGTTCAACCATTATCTTTCCAactggacccgagttcacctgggagcgtgaagatcagatgaagaagaaatatccgcatctatttccagaacattcgtcaacaccttcaacagcttaatgggacgaaatttatttaacgggtaggtactgttgtgacccgaacttttccatgtttatatatattaattgagattgatatttacatgactaaatgtttccaacgtgttaagtaatcaaacttgttaagagtagattaattgaaataggtttcatatagacaattgaccacccaagttgaccggtgattcacgaacgttaaaacttgtaaaaactatacgatgaaatatatatggttatacatatagttaacataattttattataagtaagtatctcattagctattttaacaatgagttatatacataaaaatgagactattaaattaagaaactagaaaacgatatatataacgattatcgttataacaacgtcttactaggtacatatgaatcatattaagatattgatacacttggttaattatgttaaatgtgaaaggacccgtcctaatccatccggacaaagtccatatcgattataaacgattcacaacagttgattacatcgcgaggtacttgacctctatatgatacattttacaaacattgcattcgttttgaaaagacaatc
This genomic stretch from Rutidosis leptorrhynchoides isolate AG116_Rl617_1_P2 chromosome 11, CSIRO_AGI_Rlap_v1, whole genome shotgun sequence harbors:
- the LOC139874899 gene encoding uncharacterized protein, with product MHTDGACGPEGAWAGIVLKSPEGKEYTFALRFSFPVTNNKAEYEALLSGMRVAKHLEVKEFSVYVDSQLVANQINGIFEAHDESMQKYLRLVQELAVDFDLFQITQISRTLNKKADALSKLATLTFSILRKKFGLRKLR